The window GCAGAGGAGATAAAACGCATGCAGCGTCACTTCGCCATTCCGCCCGCGCAGCCTGCGTCGGTATTTGTTTCATCGCACTGAGGCTTATTTGGTATGGCGAACGCGACCTTGAGGTATGAAGTGGTAACGTTTTTGGTGACCGATACCAGCAGCTTAGCTATCAAGCAACGCGCGCCCTTTTGCAGTTCACCAGCCGCAAGGAAGTAGAAGAATTGCATACCCTTTGCCGGGGACGGTTGCGTCTTTATCAAAGTACGCGCCGCCGATACCGAATCGCTGGAGAATTTCCTGATGAAGATCCAGAGCTTTGAGGGCGTACGCTCTGTGCGCAGCGACATCTCGCTTTCCACGTTTCTGGCGCGCGGGCCTTCGCCGGATTAAGGCGCTCTGCTCTTCTGGCGTGAGGTGAAAAACGTCAACACTCCGGCGCAAAGCAGCAGCATGCTACTGATGGCAAAGGCGCTCTGCCAGCCGAGATGGTCAAACACCATGCCTCCTGTCGTTGAACCAAGCGCAATCGAGAGCTGAATCACCGCAACCATCAGTCCGCCCCCGGCTTCCGCATTGTCGGGAAGCGTGCGGGCAATCCATGTCCACCATCCCGTTGGGGCGGCGGTGGCCAGCATGCCCCAGAGACCTAACAGCAGCGAGACAGCCCAAACGTGATGCCCGGTAAGAATCAGGGCGACGGCAATGACGGCCATCATCCCAGGGATAACCATCAGCGTTAGGTAGAATTTCCTGTTGAGGAATGCCGAGACAACCAGCGTGCCAATAAAACCGGCCACGCCGATAATCAGTAAAATCAACGACAAGCCAGAGGAATCAACACGCGTCACCGTCTCCAGGAATGGGCGCACATAGGTAAATAGCGCAAACTGCCCCATAAAGAACAGGCCACAGGCCAGCATGCCAAGAGAGACAACAGGACGAGCGAACAGGCGGAGTACGGTTCCACGTGATGCAGGAGCTTTATTGCCGTTCATACCAGGCAAACTAACGCACTGCCAGATAAAGGCCACCACCGCGATCGGAACCAGGCACAAGAAAGCGCCTCGCCATCCGACAGTGGCGCCAAGGTAGCTCCCCAGCGGGGCTGCCACTACCGTCGCCAGCGCATTGCCGGCGTTGAAAATAGCCAGGGCACGCGCGACTTGATGTTGTGGCACCAGACGAATCGCCGTTGCCGCAGACATCGACCAGAACCCCCCGATCGCAATACCTATCATCGCGCGACCTGCCATATACACCAGATAACTGGAGGCCAGTGCGATAACGAGCCCCGACACGGCCATCAGAAACGTCATCCCCAGTAACAGGGACTTGCGATCCCTGTTTCCAGCCAGCGCCGAAAGCGTCAGGCTGGTCAGGACGGCCAGCGCGCCGGAGATGGCAATCCCCTGTCCTGCCAGTCCCTCCGTCACGCCTAAATCACGGGCAATCGGCGTAAGCAGGCTGACGGGCATAAATTCCGATGCAATCAGCACAAAGACGCATAGGGTCATGGCAAAAATGGCGCTCCAGTGAGCGTGCTGATTATTCGGTGATGGTGTTTGGCTAAGTATAGACATAGTCAGATTTCACAAAAGTCAGAATAAAGCCACCGCGTAGACAGGTGGCTTTTAATGTTGTCAGTAGAGGGTTTATTTCAGATTGGCTTTGAAAAATTGTTCGAACTTAGCGAAAGGTATTTTTCCGGCAACGTTATCGTACAGGTCCACATGATTTGCACCGGGGACAATCACAAGCTCTTTGTCTTTACTGCCGACCGCCTTATAAGCATCTTCGGCAAAATAGCGTGAATGCGCTTTCTCGCCGGTCACGATAAGCGTCGGGATGGTGATTTCACTGGCGTAGCTCAGCAGCGGCATATTCATAAACGACAGCGGCATCGTTGCCGTCCACGCTCCCTTAGAGTTAACGGAACGCGCGTGGAAACCGCGCGGCATGCGGTAGTAATCAAAGAACTCCTTCAGCACCGGATGCGGATCGGCCGGCAGGGTTTCTGGCAGAATGCGCTGACCCGCGCTGACCTTGCCATTTCTGTCGACGTTAATATCATGAGCGCCGTGAGCGAACGTTCCACTTTCCGCATCCTTCCAGCGCTGTTCATTCAGATACTGCAGAACGGCACGACGGTCAGCGGTGGAATAACGGTCTTTGCCATCCCCCACGCCATGGCCCATCGCCCGACTCATATCGTACATTACGCTTGTTGCCACTGCTTTAACGCGGGTATCCATCGCGGCGTCGTTTAACGCCATGCCACCCCAGCCGCAAATGCCGAGCAGCCCGATACGGTTGCGGTCCACCTCTTTTTGCAGCCCTAAGAAATCCACCGCCGCGCTGAAATCTTCCGTGTTGATATCCGGTGAGGCGACGTTTCGCGGATAGCCGCCGCTTTCCCCCGTGTAAGAGGGATCAAACGCCAGGGTAATAAACCCTTGTTCCGCCAGCGTCTGCGCATACAGACCGCTGGATTGCTCTTTCACCGCGCCAAAAGGCCCACTGACCGCAATCGCCGCCAGCTTGCGATCGCCGCGATCTTTGGGCAGGTAAAGATCGCCCACTAAGGTGATGCCATATCGATTCTGGAACGAGACTTTATGATGATCGACTTTCTGGCTCTCGGCGAACGTTTTATCCCATTTATCTGTCATGGAAACAGGGGCGTTCGGATTGGTTGAATCAGCATAACTCATTGTCGTGACTCCACTTAATGATGCGAATAACAGCATGGCCGGCATCGCGGTTTTTAGCGTTCGGGTGAAGGTTTTCATAAAAATCCCCATGAAAAACAAGAGAGATACAGGTTTCCTACGGACAACGCTGCGGTGCTTTGTTTTGATGGGGTCATTATAGCGAGCAGAATTAGTGCTGATTAGAGGGGTATTACTGCTAAGATTGATACCATATTGTTATAAATTAATGCTGAGTTTGCTGTCGTTCAGGAGGGATTATTCAATGGCGAAAAGGGAGAACTACAACGAGTTGTACCTATTTATGCAAGTGGTACGGGAAGGCAGTTTTACCGCGGCGGCTCAGCGGCTGGGGCTTGCTCAATCAGGGGTCAGCCGTTCCGTTCGTGAGCTTGAGGAAAGGCTGGGTGTCCAGCTACTGATGCGCACCACGCGTAAACTGTCGCTGACGCAAGCGGGCGAGCAGCTCTACCAGAAGACGGCATCTGGATTTGATACGCTAGATTTAGGGCTTGCCACGCTGGCACATTATCGCGAGACCCCTTCCGGCACGGTTCGTATCAATGCCAGCCAGCACGCGATTGATAAATGCCTGCTGCCAAAGCTTGCGATATTTAAACAGCGCTATCCTGATATCAGGCTGGAACTCATAAACGAGAGCAGGTTCGTCGATATTATCGAAGAAAGATTCGATGCGGGCGTTCGCCTGGGGCCCGAAGTAAGCCCTGGCATGGTTGCTGTACGCATTACGCCCGATATGGAGATGGCCATTGTGGGTACCCCTGAGCATTTTCGTCGCTACGGTTTTCCGCAAACCCCGGCGGATTTAACAACGCATCCCTGTATCGCCTATCAGTTTGCCGACGGCAGCGTGTACCAGTGGGAACTCAGTCAGGATGATAAAAAAATCACTCATCGGCCTGAAGGGCAATGGGCCTTATCTGACAGTTATATGGAAGCAGAAGCCGCCCGGCTGGGCTTGGGGCTGGCCTATGTTCCTGTCGAACTGGTCACAGATGATCTGGAACGCGGGGCGCTTATCAGAGTTTTACAGCGTTACAGCCTGCGAATGGAGGGGTTGTTTCTCTATTACCCTCATCGCAATGTATCCCCCGCTCTGCGAATGGTCATTGAAACATTGAAAATCTGAGCGTTTAGCGATGACCGAGCCTTCACTGTGCAGAATGGTGTTAGGTCGTATTTTTGTACTTTCAATCCTAAGGGCTGCTATACGAAGAGCGGACGTCCCATCCAGCGAAAGAACGTAAAAAAACCGCCTCGCGGCGGTTTAGTTATCCAGTCAGGAAGTTGCGCTTGCGAGCCGTGCTGCAAATCCAATGAAGAACATACCTACCAGCGCGTTTCCAGTGGCAGATAACCTACGGTTGCCTTTCAGACGACTGAGCAGATAAGAGC of the Serratia marcescens subsp. marcescens ATCC 13880 genome contains:
- a CDS encoding Lrp/AsnC ligand binding domain-containing protein, translated to MKVRAADTESLENFLMKIQSFEGVRSVRSDISLSTFLARGPSPD
- a CDS encoding MFS transporter, which gives rise to MTLCVFVLIASEFMPVSLLTPIARDLGVTEGLAGQGIAISGALAVLTSLTLSALAGNRDRKSLLLGMTFLMAVSGLVIALASSYLVYMAGRAMIGIAIGGFWSMSAATAIRLVPQHQVARALAIFNAGNALATVVAAPLGSYLGATVGWRGAFLCLVPIAVVAFIWQCVSLPGMNGNKAPASRGTVLRLFARPVVSLGMLACGLFFMGQFALFTYVRPFLETVTRVDSSGLSLILLIIGVAGFIGTLVVSAFLNRKFYLTLMVIPGMMAVIAVALILTGHHVWAVSLLLGLWGMLATAAPTGWWTWIARTLPDNAEAGGGLMVAVIQLSIALGSTTGGMVFDHLGWQSAFAISSMLLLCAGVLTFFTSRQKSRAP
- a CDS encoding alpha/beta hydrolase; translation: MSYADSTNPNAPVSMTDKWDKTFAESQKVDHHKVSFQNRYGITLVGDLYLPKDRGDRKLAAIAVSGPFGAVKEQSSGLYAQTLAEQGFITLAFDPSYTGESGGYPRNVASPDINTEDFSAAVDFLGLQKEVDRNRIGLLGICGWGGMALNDAAMDTRVKAVATSVMYDMSRAMGHGVGDGKDRYSTADRRAVLQYLNEQRWKDAESGTFAHGAHDINVDRNGKVSAGQRILPETLPADPHPVLKEFFDYYRMPRGFHARSVNSKGAWTATMPLSFMNMPLLSYASEITIPTLIVTGEKAHSRYFAEDAYKAVGSKDKELVIVPGANHVDLYDNVAGKIPFAKFEQFFKANLK
- a CDS encoding LysR family transcriptional regulator; the encoded protein is MAKRENYNELYLFMQVVREGSFTAAAQRLGLAQSGVSRSVRELEERLGVQLLMRTTRKLSLTQAGEQLYQKTASGFDTLDLGLATLAHYRETPSGTVRINASQHAIDKCLLPKLAIFKQRYPDIRLELINESRFVDIIEERFDAGVRLGPEVSPGMVAVRITPDMEMAIVGTPEHFRRYGFPQTPADLTTHPCIAYQFADGSVYQWELSQDDKKITHRPEGQWALSDSYMEAEAARLGLGLAYVPVELVTDDLERGALIRVLQRYSLRMEGLFLYYPHRNVSPALRMVIETLKI